aggctggtctcgaactccggacctcaggtgacccgcctgcctcagtctcccaaagtgctgagattacaggtgtgagccacctggccctcagatttattaactttttctatTCACTCAGTACTTACTAGTATTTACCAAGTGCCAGCTTTTGTGATAGGCTGATTCCAATGAGGATGCTCAGATTTGCCCTTATATTAGGaatgtacaagaaaaaatgtgtttattgcagTCCTACAAAAGGAGTCCCTACGCTACTTAGGAAagtagagaagagaggagaaagtagaggaagaggagaaactAGAGTTCTATGTGAGATTCAGTTTCTATTAAGCATAGAAGACAAACTGCCCAAAAGTGTATGAAGAGCTTGAAGTTGTGAACAAGTAAAACCTTAAGGCATGTAATATTTAGAGCAAGCTGCATTTCTAAGATCAGGCTGAACAAGGGAATTGAATAACTTAATGAGGGAAAACCAATTCCTGTGTAGAAGGAAACAGAGAAGTGCcagggaaagaagggaggtggCTCACGGGGCCAAAGCAAAAGCAGTGCCTAGGAGTGAAGGAGGGAAAGGCTTCTCCCTCACCTTAAAAATAGCCTCATGCTAGTCATGCGCCCACAGCAGTCAGGAAGACTCAATTCTGCAACCACCACTGGGGTAAGTTGCCAGTAGCAGGCTGCTGAACACCCAGGGGGCACAGATTGTCACCTTGATTCAGCAGCACTTATGAGCTGCCCTACATCGGGCAGGCACCACCAGGCAAGAGAAAACTCAGTTTGAACTGGCTAGTTTAAGATGGCTATTCCAGATGGTGAGAGCTTGGGGGCACCGACTCTGTGGCCATGGGCAGCTGCTCGGTCCCATGAGAGCATGGTGATCCCAGACTTCAGCCAGGATCCACTAGCAGTTGGTGATGTGCGGCAGGGCCAGGGGAGAGGATCCTATTTTCAGGTACCCCAGCTGAGTGGGTCTGAGATCCCCTCTAGTATTTTCTGGCTTCCACTTAGCTGAACATGAATGAACCCTGCCAAGGAAGACTACCTCCTTCCTAGCCTTAGAATCtagaaaaaaaactttctggAACTGCTATGAGAATGCTACCAAGGTCTCCCGATCGGAGGTGCTCGGCACTAGGACACAAGTCTATGGAGAGGCTGGGTTTGTGTGGGACCCCACTAGGATGGGGTCTTCCTGGAGGTTGCTGGATAGTGACATGTCTGATATAACAGATGTTTTCCACGTCTTCAAGTGTCAGGAAATGCCAAGGTTCTCTGTTCACTGAAGACTCCACCCAGAACCTGCTGACAAATGAGCTTAGTATACCTTACTCCAGGATCACACCACCTCCCAATGCTTCTCCAGCTCCTGTTGACCAGTAGCCTTCTGTTTAACTGTCCCTGCTTCCCACCATCCTGATGCCAGCAATCTCTGCCAGTGTTGCTAACCACTTGCAACTCCAGGAACCATAAATCTCACTGAACACCATTCCACTTGGAGACATTATGGGGCAGACTTTCCCAACCTTGCTTACAGCCATAAGCAGGCTTACTATGAAGAAAATGCTTGAGACTGCAGTGTCCCCACTGCCTCAGCACCATTGGAAGGAGCCCTGGGAATGTGGTCACATGTACAtctattttgtaaattttcaaaaagaaccTATGAATCCGTGTAAATCAGTTCAGGCATCTCAAAATCTGCAATCCAATTTATGGAAATGTCTCTAttaatctttttgagacagggcctcacttcctcacccaggctggagtacacaggggctcaatcacagctcactgcagcctccaactcctgggctcaggtggattctcccacctcagcctcctgtgtagctgaggtACCGTAAGAGTATGCCATCATGCCCTgccaattttctgtatctttcgaagagatggagttttaccatgatgcccaggctggtgctgtactcctgagctcaagcaattgttttgcctctgcctcccaaagtgctgggattatgggtgagCCAACATGACAGCCAAGAGTATTTTTCAATAGGCAATGAGAATCATTAAATCAGTTTAGGATGAAGTCAGCAGCATtaacatataaaaaacaaatgtggccaggcacagcggctcaggcctgtaatcccagcattttggggcgGGTCacataaggccaggagttcgagaccagcctggcaaaaccgtctctactacaaatgcaaaaattagccaggtgtggcggtgcacacctgaaatgccagctacgcgggaggctgaggcacaagaattgcctgaacccaggaggcagaggttgcagtgaactgagatcacaccactgtactccagcctggacaacagggaaACTCtctcccccgccccacccccagcaAAGACAAATACGGagagcatttattttttttatacatacatacaaccCTCTCCTCTCCCAGAACCTGTAGGCAAGCTCACAAGAGGGGCAATTAATGTCTCTCGATGTGGGGAAGGGCCATCGCCTGTCCAGGGCTTCCAGGAATAGTTAACCTAAGTGACAGGaacattctcaaaaataaaaacctaagcTCTATAGAACTTACCTACACGAATGGTAATTAAAGTCAAGATTATCAGGGCCTCAGAAAAATATTCCTGAGGTTACCACCTAAGTATGTGCAACCACTTATATCTATTTTCAGGGAACAGATGTTCTCTACACAGAAAGCAAGCTCAAGTGAAAAGCAACGTACATTATCTACAGTGGGCTTTAGAAGTACAATTCATTTCGAgacatgtatttattattatactttggtATGCAATCTCAGGTATTCTGATCTGGAGTAAAAAACCAAACTAAATGAACACAACTTTTAGaaactgatgtttattttctatcaaccatttttccatgttgcttaAGAGCCCGCGCAAGAACAGCTTAAGACCATTCAGTGGTTGCTCCTACCCATTCAGTGGCCTGAGcagtgggagctgcagaccagtcTTCCGTGGCAGGCTGAGCACTCCAGTCTTCTGttaagaaaataccaaaaaaagccATCAGCTCTGTCCTCAAAGTAGTATTTTTCCTTACCCCACTCCCTACAGCAGTCTATCAGATGCTGTAGCACACTAGGACAAAAACCTCTTAAAGCTACTATAAAAGCCACAGAGATCATTAGAATAAAACTGAGAAGTTCCAATATATCAGCTTGATGCTCTTCTATCCTGATACATACCAGTAGGGAACTGCTGAATAGGCACAGAGGGCACCTGCACACCTTCAGACCAGTCTGCAACCTCAGGCTGAGTAGCAGTGAACTCAGGAGCTGGAGCAGTCCATTCACCCTGAAATTCCTCCTTGGTCACTGCCTTTTCAGCAGCagcctgctcttctttttcaatctggttatttaaaaaaaaagggagggaaagaCTTACAGTGACTGACAAATTTTGCTTCCTAGAAGCACAGTCCAAGTTGTCCATTTTGCTTATGTAACCACAAGCCTTTGGAGCTTACCTCTTCAGGATCTCTGTAGAAGTAGAGATCAGGCATGACCTCCCACGGGTGTTCACGGGAAATGGTGCCACGCATGCGCAGAACTTCCCGAGCCAGCATCCACCACATCAAACCCACTGAGTGAGCTCCCTGCCAAAAgcggcaattattaaaaagtgacaCTTGGTCAAACCCAAACAGCAAGCATCTTCCTGGCTCCTACATCATCTAGGTACCAAAAGTACAGACATCTCTTAGtttaaaagcaattgtaacaGGGAACATTATAATCAGGGATTTTCAACCAACCTTGTCTGCACATTGGAATCATAGGGAttgaaacaaacagacaaacaaaaaaaccaaaaaaaacccccacacaCACGGAGTTTTCAGGACTTCACCACACACTACTATATGAGATCTCTGGAAGAAATGCCTGGAcactagcattaaaaaaaaaaaaaatctctgggcAATTCTTATGCACAACTAGGGTTAAAAATCAACCAATTTGAACCACACACAACCCACCTTTTTAGAATCTTATAGTAGAACCCATCAAGTTGGTGTAAAACCAGAAAGGCCAAATGCCTGAGGCCTGAGCAAGAAACATGGacaaaggcagaagaaaacacactattttccaaatgttttcatcTCTCCACAAAGCTGTCATGCAGTAATGTTATACTTGTAGCAAGAATTACTATCAAACTCCACTCATTGGGCCAAAGACCCTTGTGGTGTTAGCGAAAAACTTGCCCCTCATGTAGCACACTACCTACACTTGCGAGTTCATCGGCCAGTCAGTAGCCTCAACTCCAAGCTCTAACAATGTGCACAGGAATGTTTTTTCTAGAGCATGCATTCGTCAATTCTAGATCATAAAATCATTACCTTGTTGTTGCATGGGATGGCAATGTCCACATAGCGCAGAGGAGAATCTGTGTTACACAGAGCAATGGTAGGTAGGTTAACATAAGATGCCTCCGTGAGAGGCTGGTGGTCAGCCCTGGGGTCAGTAACCACAAGAAGCCGTGGCTCCCGGAAGGCTGCCTGGATCTGGTTAGTGAAGGTTCCAGGAGTGAAGCGGCCAGCAATTGGAGTGGCTCCAGTGGCAGCAGCAAACTTCAGCACGGCCCTCTTTgaagaatttaaaagttaatgGTACTCCAGAGATATTTCATAGCAACTCCCCATATGCTGACACCAGTTCTGTAATCATATGAAAAAGCCTATCTGGCCGAAACCCTCAAATACCTCTTcctcaaaaatgaaagcaaaaagcaTTAATTCCTCTAAGTTCTCTAGGTTAACTGACTTACAATGCCCTCACCTCTAGGCCCTCTGCTTGGAATGCACTTCCCACCCCTACTTCTCTCAGGTGTCTGGTTCACTGGCTTCCTTCTGTCTGGAGGCTCCAGAACCACACTTGCCAGGCTCTAAGAACCAAGTAGGTGATTTTTTGAGTAAACTGAGGACATTCACATGCCTCCAAGTTCCTCACATGGTTGTGAGAACACATCTAACACAGAACAATCTTGGCACCAGCAGGAAGGACTTCTGGGCACTGGCCAACTTAATCACTACTACTCCATATAAAGCAGGCACATACCCAGCTTTCCTTAACCTCTCTTACTTCTCCAGAGATTTCCCGCATACATTCAAAAAGAGGCTTGTTTTTCTACTATATCCCAAGCACCCAGCAACACTACCTGGCCCAATCTAGATGCTCAGTATATTTTTCTCAAGCAAGCAAGAACTGTCACTCAGTTCATTCCACAGCAATAACTAAAACTGCCTTTTTTCTACTGTGTACCAAACTATGCAGTCCCAGTAACAAGTCAGTTTCAGGAATAACCCTCTGCAAAAACACGCGTCGGAACCTGTCCTGTCAACATTGAAATAAAGTCTTCACTACATGATTTTCAAATCTGTCAAAATAGTTGAGTTGAATAAAATCCTGTTAGAATTCTTAGAATTCAAGAAATCTACTAGTTTTCTCaacagaaaaaatgttaaaatagagctgtggcaaaaaaaaaaaaaaaaaagattcaagttGTACTAACTAgtcatttcttaaaaatacaaattaaggtATTTTTCATTCAAGTTGGCAAAGACGgcctcactcttgtcactcaggttggaatgcagtagaCAGTCTTGGCTCCCtgttgcctcaacctcctgggttcaagcaatcttcccacctcagcctcagctgagactacaggcatgcaacaccacacccagctggtttttatttttggtagagacgcaGTCTTGCCACATTGCTCACCccggtctccaacttctgggctcaagcaagccaccAGTCTCGGCCTCACAAAGCACCCATATTACaaaagcatgagccacccacgactagccttttttttttaaaagagacaggatctcactctgtgccccaggcttggagtgcagtgacaaaatCATAACTTACTGCACGCAGCCCCCAACTCCTGGACTTGAGGGatctcccgcctcagactcccaattAACGGGAACTATAGGTGaatgccaccacgactggctaagaGTCCTAAAAATTTTTTGCTTATGAAACTTGGATAGGACAAAGACTACTGTCCTAATAAAATCTTACTGAAAAATGCTGCAGTTGACACCAAATTTCTGTCCCAGTATTTCGTTGTCTTAAGGTAAAAACTCTGACTATGGGAAAAAGTGGTAAGCCACTTTAATAGGATAATTTCTAGATATTTAGTGACAGAAGTCTACACAGAATGAAATTATAAAGTTCAACATACTGCCAGATGCCCAGCATGTATGTTGAAAAGGtcttacaggccaggcacagtgggctcatgcctgtaatcccaacactttgggaggctgaggtgggaggatcacttgaggtcaggagttcaagaccagcctggccaaatggtgaaaccatgtctctactaaaaatacaaacaccagttgcgcatggtggcacatgcctgtaatcccagctactcgggaggctgaggcaggagaatccctttaactcaggaggcaaaggttgcaataagccgagatcacaccactgcactccaggctgggcaaggggcaacagagcaagagactgtcttaaaaacaaaaaacaacaaaaaaaggaaaggccaTAACGGCGACTTCTATGGCTCAGTCCAACTTAAGATCTCTGAACAGTGGAATTtgagttatttctattttcttatacCTTTCTGTATTTCTCACAATGTCTGTAAGCTTCATTTCTATAATATAAAATCTAATCACTGTCCCACAAACCTGGCCAGTATTCCTGGAGGATATAACACTGACATCAGCAGGGTTTTCAATGGCAACAATGGCACGAGCCGCCAGCAGAAGCTTCTCCCAGGTCCTCTTCAGATTTATGATGTAGATGCCTAAGTGAGGGCAGAAGGATTTGTAACACTTGACCTGGCTGTGCAATCATTCTTTGCAAGTTCAGTGTATGTGGCAGCGAGTACTACCAAACTCCAGTCATAGAGGCAAGCTCTACTGGTGTTAGCGAAAATCCTGCCATTAATGTAGCACACTTCCGACACTCAGAAGTTCATGAGCCAAGACTGGCCTCCATCCTGAGCTTTAATAGTGTGCAGATTCAGTTGGCTAAATccatctctcctttctccttccctgtaCTTCCTGTCCATCAGTGGTTCTTAAGAATCCACTTCCTGACTTTCTGCCATTCTTTCCCTTTTATCATCTTCACTG
This window of the Theropithecus gelada isolate Dixy chromosome 2, Tgel_1.0, whole genome shotgun sequence genome carries:
- the RPSA gene encoding 40S ribosomal protein SA, encoding MSGALDVLQMKEEDVLKFLAAGTHLGGTNLDFQMEQYIYKRKSDGIYIINLKRTWEKLLLAARAIVAIENPADVSVISSRNTGQRAVLKFAAATGATPIAGRFTPGTFTNQIQAAFREPRLLVVTDPRADHQPLTEASYVNLPTIALCNTDSPLRYVDIAIPCNNKGAHSVGLMWWMLAREVLRMRGTISREHPWEVMPDLYFYRDPEEIEKEEQAAAEKAVTKEEFQGEWTAPAPEFTATQPEVADWSEGVQVPSVPIQQFPTEDWSAQPATEDWSAAPTAQATEWVGATTEWS